The genomic window CACAGGCCGTGCGCGTCCAGCAGCACGTCGGCGTGATCGGGGTGCACCGCCGTCATGCCGCCTGCTCCTGCGCCGCGCCGCGTTTTTCAAAGGTCTTGCCGGTGCCGAAGTACACCTCCTGCACCTTGGGGTCGTTGCGGATGGCTTCGGCACGCCCCTCGGCGATCAGGCGCCCGCGCGCCAGCACCACCATGCGGTCGGCGTAGGCGAACACCACGTCCATGCTGTGCTCGGTGAACAGCACGGCAATACCGCGCTCCACCACCAGCTTCTTGGTCAGCGCCATCAGCTCGTTGCGCTCCTTGGGCGCCATGCCGGCGGTGGGCTCGTCCATCAGCAGCAGCTTGGGGTTGTTGGCCATGGCCACGGCCAGCTCCACGCGCTTGACGTCGCCGTAGGCCAGCACGCTGCAGGGGCGGTCGGCCTGCGCGGCCATGCCCACCATGTCCAGCAGGTCCAGCGCGTCGCTGCGGCGGTGGCGTGCCGCCGGCGTCCACATCGAAAACAGCTTGCGGTCCTGCGACAGCAGGGCCATCTGCACGTTCTCGACCACGGTGAGCGAGGAAAACGTGGCGGCGATCTGGAAGGTGCGCCCCACCCCCAGGCGCCAGATCTGGCGCGGCTGCAGGCCCACCAGTTCGGTGCCGTCCAGGCGGATCGAGCCGCGGTCGGCGCGCAACTGGCCGTTGACCATGTTGAAGGTGGTGGACTTGCCCGCCCCGTTGGGCCCGATCAGGGCCAGCAGCTCGCCCGCCTTCAGCTCGAAGTGGATGCCGTCCACGGCCTTGACGCCGCCAAAGGACTTGCCCAGGTTCTCGACGTGCAGCAGGCTCACGGGACGACCCTCCGCGCTGCGCGCTGCGCCTGCCACAGCTGCCCGAAGAAGCCCGCGATGCCCTGCGGAAACAGCAGCACCAG from Burkholderiaceae bacterium includes these protein-coding regions:
- a CDS encoding ABC transporter ATP-binding protein codes for the protein MSLLHVENLGKSFGGVKAVDGIHFELKAGELLALIGPNGAGKSTTFNMVNGQLRADRGSIRLDGTELVGLQPRQIWRLGVGRTFQIAATFSSLTVVENVQMALLSQDRKLFSMWTPAARHRRSDALDLLDMVGMAAQADRPCSVLAYGDVKRVELAVAMANNPKLLLMDEPTAGMAPKERNELMALTKKLVVERGIAVLFTEHSMDVVFAYADRMVVLARGRLIAEGRAEAIRNDPKVQEVYFGTGKTFEKRGAAQEQAA